AACAAACCTAGTTACCTCAAAGTACTGGCCAGTATCTACTCTGACCGGCAGTTTCAGGAAGCCGATAGCTACGATGATTTTATGACAGCACTATTCCATCAATGAAGCAGAATTTTTTGCTTTTCTTCAAAACCTTGTCCATTTACCTGTAAAATATACATGCCTGAGGCCAGTCCATTCGTATCTACTAGCCAGGCCTCACCTTCGCCATCAAAATAGGCATCCACTTCAAAAGCTTTGCCTGCTTCGTTAATTAGCCTGAATGTCTGCGGTAGCTGTTCTTCAGGAAGAACTACTGTTAACTGCCCTTGTGCAGGCACCGGATACAGATTGAAAACCAATGGCTCTTTTTCCTCTTCCTCTTCTTCCTGGCAGCCAAGCACTAACTTTTCGTTAACGCTTAGCCGTATCTCATCTAACATGGCATACAGATTGTCTCCGGGGCACTCTGTGGCACATCCGTTTCGGTGCCCGGCAATTACACCCAGATTAGAATTTGCCGGATGCGTATAACTGGCCAGTGGATCAAGATCATCTTTGTATAGTTTCCAGCTAATGAGCTGACTTAATGAAGCTACTGAAGTATCGGTAGGGACAGCGGTATTGTAATTTCCGAGCATACAAACACCCATTGTTCCAGAGTTTTGACCACAAAAGTGAGCGCCACGCACATCATCATTATCTCTTTGGTCGTCACTGAAGCTTCTTCCCTGAAAAATGGTTCCATCCTGTGCAATCAAATAATTATAGCCGATATCTGACCATCCTCGCTCCTGCGTATGAAAGAGATAAATATTTCGCACTGTATTAAGATAGTCGGTACTCGTATTGGAGCCCGCCGAATGGTGGACTATCACATGCTTAACACTAGTTTCTGCCCGATTATAAGAAGGCTCCGGAAGCCCCTCTCTCCATATAGAGGTACGTACTATAGGAGGCTGTGCACAGGCCTCATCGGCAGCAGTTTGTGTGGCTTTGTTAAAATTTTGTAGCTGAGCACGGGCACCCATTTTTCCTCGCTCAGCATTTACTAGCGTAAAATATACGTCGCCACTCAGTTCCGCTGTGTATAGGGTATAAGACGAGCGTGGCTGCTCAAAGATATGTAGCTGCGACTGCTTAAGAGCAGCCCCTTCCTCCTGGTGCTCATCTTCATGCAGGAAAAGTGTATCTTGCTGTATAACTAGGTAAGCTCCTTCCATCTGCACTGAGCTACCAACGCTCACAGCGATAGCGGTAAAACTAAAATCTGTATTAAGGGTGTAAGTAGTATTCTGCTCTACTACCGCTTGCTGCCGACTGTAAAACGGAGCATTTGCATCAGTTTGTCTGGCATTCAGTAGCTTAGTATTTTGTGCCCCTACCTGTGTAGAAAACATACAAAAGCATAATATTTGCAACATAGAAAGCCAAAAGCGGTTTAAAGCAACTGATACCATAGAGGACGAATAATTAGTTCGAAAAAGTTAGAAAGCTAAACTAAACAAACGTATTTAGATAAATAATATTCCAATACAATTTAAATTAAACACTATTACAATGATGATCAGTAAAGCATATTTCCTGATAGTTTTTTTCCTGATGAGTTGCCAGACTGTACCCTCTGCCAGCGTACCCGAAGCGGACGATAAACCTATACAGATTTTTAAGACTTCTTTACAGATCACAGTTCGCGATAACCTGGGAAATATTGTTGAAGGGGCTGAAGTTCAGATTTTTCTTAATAAAGAAGATTACCAGAAAGAAGCGAACCCTGTACAGGGAATTAAGTATACTGATGATAAAGGTCGTGTAAAATTTAGTGAGCTGGATACCCAGGAGTACTATATCAACGTTGAAAAAGGAGATATGAACAATTACGGTGCGGGTATCAAGACTGACCAACTCACCGAAAAAAGGAACAATAAAGTTACGATTATTATAGAATAATGATTTCACTAGAAGATATTGATAAGTACCGATTCAGGTACGAACTACAGGTCCGCTACTCTGATATGGACATGCTGGGGCATGCTAACAATGCCGTATACCTCACCTATCTGGAATTAGCACGCTTAGGTTATTTTAATGAAGTAATTCAGCAGGAATGGAAAGAGGTTGCACTGGTACTCGCTCATGCTAGTATGGATTATAAAATTCCAATTACTCCTGGCATCCGACCAGTTGTGCACATCCGTACTACAAAAATTGGCAACTCTAGTATACATCTAGAAAACATGATCACTGATCATGAAAATAAGACGCTTTACTATACTTCTAGTATGGTACTCGTAGCCATCAATACTAAAACTGGAAAATCTACACCTATTCCGGAATCTGAAAAAGAAAAAGTAATTGCGTATGAACCAGCACTGGAAGCTATACAGCAGTAAAATAATGATTTGGTTAGTAGTAATGGCCATTGGTATGGTGGCCTGTACTACTCCTGAGGCCCCTGATTTTGAAGGCGTAAAAAACTTCAAAATTGATGTACAGGGTTTGAGCAAAGCTAAAATTAATGGTGATGCTGTTTTTT
This window of the Porifericola rhodea genome carries:
- a CDS encoding N-acetylmuramoyl-L-alanine amidase, whose protein sequence is MFSTQVGAQNTKLLNARQTDANAPFYSRQQAVVEQNTTYTLNTDFSFTAIAVSVGSSVQMEGAYLVIQQDTLFLHEDEHQEEGAALKQSQLHIFEQPRSSYTLYTAELSGDVYFTLVNAERGKMGARAQLQNFNKATQTAADEACAQPPIVRTSIWREGLPEPSYNRAETSVKHVIVHHSAGSNTSTDYLNTVRNIYLFHTQERGWSDIGYNYLIAQDGTIFQGRSFSDDQRDNDDVRGAHFCGQNSGTMGVCMLGNYNTAVPTDTSVASLSQLISWKLYKDDLDPLASYTHPANSNLGVIAGHRNGCATECPGDNLYAMLDEIRLSVNEKLVLGCQEEEEEEKEPLVFNLYPVPAQGQLTVVLPEEQLPQTFRLINEAGKAFEVDAYFDGEGEAWLVDTNGLASGMYILQVNGQGFEEKQKILLH
- a CDS encoding carboxypeptidase regulatory-like domain-containing protein, which translates into the protein MMISKAYFLIVFFLMSCQTVPSASVPEADDKPIQIFKTSLQITVRDNLGNIVEGAEVQIFLNKEDYQKEANPVQGIKYTDDKGRVKFSELDTQEYYINVEKGDMNNYGAGIKTDQLTEKRNNKVTIIIE
- a CDS encoding acyl-CoA thioesterase; this translates as MISLEDIDKYRFRYELQVRYSDMDMLGHANNAVYLTYLELARLGYFNEVIQQEWKEVALVLAHASMDYKIPITPGIRPVVHIRTTKIGNSSIHLENMITDHENKTLYYTSSMVLVAINTKTGKSTPIPESEKEKVIAYEPALEAIQQ